The proteins below come from a single Corylus avellana chromosome ca3, CavTom2PMs-1.0 genomic window:
- the LOC132174767 gene encoding phragmoplastin DRP1E-like isoform X2, with amino-acid sequence MATMESLIGLVNRIQRACTVLGDYGGGEAALPTLWEALPSVVVVGGQSSGKSSVLESIVGRDFLPRGSGIVTRRPLVLQLQKTEQGPQDYAEFLHLPKKRFTDFSMVRKEIQDETDRLTGKSKQISPVPIHLSIYSPNVVNLTLIDLPGLTKVAVEGQPESIVQDIENMVRSYVEKPNCIILAITPANQDVATSDAIKIAREVDPSGERTFGVLTKLDLMDRGTNALDVLEGRSYRLQHPWVGTVNRSQADINKNVNMIAARQREREFFATSPDYGRLTSKMGSEYLAKLLSKHLESAIKSRIPGIALLINRSIDELEAELDHLGRPVPIDAGAQLYTILELCRIFDQIFKEHLDGGRPGGDRIYGVFDHQLPAALRKLPLDRHLSLQNVRKVVSEADGYQPHLIAPEQAYRRLIEGALNYFRGPAEASVDAVHFILKELVRRSIGETQELRRFPTLQAEIATATTEALERFREDSKKTTLRMVEMESSYLTLDFFRKLPLKMEMEVNPSGSSADRYTEGNYHRIGSNVSSYVKMVSETLKNTIPKAVVHCQVRKAKRCLLDHLYIQVGKKEFLL; translated from the exons ATGGCGACCATGGAGAGCTTGATAGGCCTCGTGAATCGGATACAGAGGGCGTGTACGGTCCTCGGCGACTACGGTGGTGGTGAGGCTGCTTTGCCTACTCTATGGGAGGCCCTTCCTTCCGTCGTCGTCGTCGGTGGTCAG AGTTCGGGAAAGTCTTCGGTGCTGGAGAGCATAGTCGGGCGTGATTTTCTTCCCAGGGGATCAG GGATCGTGACAAGGAGGCCTTTAGTGTTGCAGCTGCAGAAGACAGAACAGGGGCCGCAGGATTATGCTGAGTTCCTTCACTTGCCGAAGAAAAGATTTACTGATTTCT CTATGGTTCGGAAGGAAATTCAGGATGAAACTGATAGATTGACTGGGAAGTCGAAACAGATTTCTCCTGTTCCTATTCATCTCAGTATCTACTCCCCAAATG TTGTCAACTTAACATTGATAGATTTGCCCGGTTTAACAAAGGTTGCTGTAG AGGGACAGCCAGAAAGTATTGTTCAGGACATTGAAAACATGGTTCGTTCATATGTAGAGAAG CCAAATTGCATCATTTTGGCCATAACTCCGGCCAATCAAGATGTAGCAACATCTGATGCTATCAAGATTGCTAGGGAAGTTGATCCATCAG GTGAACGGACATTTGGCGTGTTGACAAAGCTTGATTTGATGGATAGAGGAACAAATGCTTTGGAT GTTCTTGAAGGAAGATCTTATCGGCTTCAACACCCTTGGGTTGGAACTGTAAATCGTTCACAAgctgatataaacaaaaatgtcAACATGATTGCTGCTCGGCAGCGGGAGCGTGAGTTTTTTGCCACAAGTCCTGATTATGGACGCTTAACCAGCAAAATGGGCTCTGAATATCTCGCAAAACTTCTTTCAAAG CATTTAGAATCTGCAATTAAATCTCGCATACCAGGCATTGCATTATTGATTAATAGAAGCATTGATGAACTTGAAGCAGAGTTGGACCATCTTGGTAGGCCTGTTCCTATTGATGCTGGG GCCCAGTTATATACTATCCTAGAGTTGTGCCGTATATTTGACCAAATTTTCAAGGAGCATTTAGATGGAGG GCGACCTGGTGGTGATCGGATTTATGGAGTTTTTGACCACCAGCTCCCTGCTGCTTTGAGGAAGCTTCCATTGGACCGTCATCTTTCACTGCAAAATGTAAGGAAAGTGGTTTCAGAAGCAGATGGGTACCAACCTCATTTAATTGCACCTGAGCAAGCTTATCGACGCCTCATTGAGGGTGCACTTAATTACTTCAGAGGCCCAGCGGAAGCTTCCGTAGATGCT GTTCACTTCATATTGAAGGAACTTGTTAGAAGGTCAATTGGAGAGACTCAG GAGTTGAGGCGCTTTCCAACTCTTCAAGCTGAAATAGCAACAGCTACCACTGAAGCATTGGAGAGATTCAGGGAAGACAGTAAGAAGACAACTTTGCGAATGGTGGAAATGGAATCTTCATACCTGACTCTGGATTTCTTCAGGAAACTACCTCTGAAAATGGAGATGGAAGTAAATCCATCCGGCTCCTCTGCAGATCGATATACAGAAGGGAACTACCACaggataggatcaaatgtttcTTCTTATGTTaaaatggtatcagagacaCTCAAGAATACCATACCAAAGGCAGTGGTTCATTGTCAAGTGAGGAAGGCCAAGCGGTGTTTACTTGATCATTTGTATATACAAGTGGGCAAAAAAGAG TTTCTTCTGTAG
- the LOC132175330 gene encoding phragmoplastin DRP1E-like: MATMESLIGLVNRIQRACTVLGDYGGDEAALPTLWEALPSVVVVGGQSSGKSSVLESIVGRDFLPRGSGIVTRRPLVLQLQKTEQGLQEYAEFLHLPKKKFTDFSIVRKEIQDETDRLTGKSKQISPVPIHLSIYSPNVVNLTLIDLPGLTKVAVEGQPESIVQDIENMVRSYVEKPNCIILAITPANQDVATSDAIKIAREVDPTGERTFGVLTKIDLMDRGTNALDVLEGRSYRLQHPWVGIVNRSQADINKNVDMIAARQREREFFATSPDYGHLTSKMGSEYLAKLLSKHLESVIKARIPGIASLINRSIDELEAELDHLGRPVAIDAGAQLYAILELCRIFDQIFKEHLDGGRPGGDRIYGVFDYQLPAALRKLPLDRHLSLQNVRKAVSEADGYQPHLIAPEQAYRRLIEGALNYFRGPAEASVDAVHFILKELVRRSIGETQELRRFPTLQAEIATAATEALERFREDSKKTTLRMVEMESSYLTVDFFRKLPMEMEKGGNPAASSADRYTEGNFRRIGSNVSSYVKMVSETLKNTIPKAVVHCQVREAKRSLLDHFYIQVGKKEGKQLSELLDENPALMERRQQCAKRLELYKSARDEIDSVSWSR, translated from the exons ATGGCGACCATGGAGAGCTTGATAGGCCTCGTGAATCGGATACAGAGGGCGTGTACGGTCCTTGGCGACTACGGTGGTGATGAGGCTGCTTTGCCTACTCTATGGGAGGCTCTTCCTTCCGTCGTCGTCGTCGGTGGTcag AGTTCGGGAAAGTCTTCGGTGCTGGAGAGCATAGTCGGGCGTGATTTTCTTCCCAGGGGATCAG GGATTGTGACAAGGAGGCCTTTAGTGTTGCAGCTGCAGAAGACAGAACAGGGGCTACAGGAGTATGCTGAGTTCCTTCACTTGCCGAAGAAAAAATTTACTGATTTCT CTATTGTTCGGAAGGAAATTCAGGATGAAACTGATAGATTGACTGGGAAGTCAAAACAGATTTCTCCTGTTCCTATTCATCTCAGTATCTACTCCCCAAATG TTGTCAATTTAACATTGATAGATTTGCCCGGTTTGACAAAGGTTGCTGTGG AGGGACAGCCAGAAAGTATTGTTCAGGACATTGAAAACATGGTTCGTTCATATGTAGAGAAG CCAAATTGCATCATTTTGGCCATAACTCCGGCCAATCAAGATGTAGCAACATCTGATGCTATCAAGATTGCTAGGGAAGTTGATCCAACAG GTGAACGGACATTTGGCGTGTTGACAAAGATTGATTTGATGGATAGAGGAACAAATGCTTTGGAT GTTCTTGAAGGAAGATCTTATCGGCTTCAACACCCTTGGGTTGGAATTGTAAACCGTTCACAAgctgatataaacaaaaatgttGACATGATTGCTGCTAGGCAGAGGGAGCGTGAGTTTTTTGCCACAAGTCCTGATTATGGACACTTAACCAGCAAAATGGGCTCTGAATATCTCGCAAAACTTCTTTCAAAG CATTTAGAATCTGTAATTAAAGCTCGCATACCAGGCATTGCATCATTGATTAATAGAAGCATTGATGAGCTTGAAGCAGAGTTGGACCATCTTGGTAGGCCTGTTGCTATTGATGCTGGG GCCCAGTTATATGCTATCCTAGAGTTGTGCCGTATATTTGACCAAATTTTCAAGGAGCATTTAGATGGAGG GCGACCTGGTGGTGATCGGATTTATGGAGTTTTTGACTACCAGCTCCCTGCTGCTTTGAGGAAGCTTCCATTGGACCGTCATCTTTCACTGCAAAATGTAAGGAAAGCGGTTTCAGAAGCAGATGGGTACCAGCCTCATTTAATTGCACCTGAGCAAGCTTATCGACGCCTCATCGAGGGTGCACTTAATTACTTCAGAGGCCCAGCGGAAGCTTCGGTAGATGCT GTTCACTTCATATTGAAGGAACTTGTTAGAAGGTCAATTGGAGAGACTCAG GAGTTGAGGCGCTTTCCAACTCTTCAAGCTGAAATAGCAACAGCTGCCACTGAAGCATTGGAGAGATTCAGGGAAGACAGTAAGAAGACAACTTTGCGAATGGTGGAAATGGAATCTTCATACCTGACTGTGGATTTCTTCAGGAAACTTCCTATGGAAATGGAGAAGGGAGGAAATCCAGCTGCCTCCTCTGCAGATCGATATACAGAAGGAAACTTCCGCaggataggatcaaatgtttcCTCTTATGTTaaaatggtatcagagacaCTCAAGAATACCATACCGAAGGCAGTGGTTCATTGTCAAGTGAGGGAGGCCAAGCGGTCTTTACTTGATCATTTTTATATACAAGTGGGCAAAAAAGAG GGCAAGCAACTTTCAGAACTGTTGGATGAAAATCCAGCATTGATGGAAAGGAGACAGCAATGTGCAAAGAGGCTTGAGTTATACAAGTCTGCAAGGGATGAGATTGATTCAGTCTCATGGTCCAGATGA
- the LOC132174767 gene encoding phragmoplastin DRP1E-like isoform X1 produces MATMESLIGLVNRIQRACTVLGDYGGGEAALPTLWEALPSVVVVGGQSSGKSSVLESIVGRDFLPRGSGIVTRRPLVLQLQKTEQGPQDYAEFLHLPKKRFTDFSMVRKEIQDETDRLTGKSKQISPVPIHLSIYSPNVVNLTLIDLPGLTKVAVEGQPESIVQDIENMVRSYVEKPNCIILAITPANQDVATSDAIKIAREVDPSGERTFGVLTKLDLMDRGTNALDVLEGRSYRLQHPWVGTVNRSQADINKNVNMIAARQREREFFATSPDYGRLTSKMGSEYLAKLLSKHLESAIKSRIPGIALLINRSIDELEAELDHLGRPVPIDAGAQLYTILELCRIFDQIFKEHLDGGRPGGDRIYGVFDHQLPAALRKLPLDRHLSLQNVRKVVSEADGYQPHLIAPEQAYRRLIEGALNYFRGPAEASVDAVHFILKELVRRSIGETQELRRFPTLQAEIATATTEALERFREDSKKTTLRMVEMESSYLTLDFFRKLPLKMEMEVNPSGSSADRYTEGNYHRIGSNVSSYVKMVSETLKNTIPKAVVHCQVRKAKRCLLDHLYIQVGKKEGKQLSELLDENPALMERRQQRAKRLELYKSARDEIDSVSWSR; encoded by the exons ATGGCGACCATGGAGAGCTTGATAGGCCTCGTGAATCGGATACAGAGGGCGTGTACGGTCCTCGGCGACTACGGTGGTGGTGAGGCTGCTTTGCCTACTCTATGGGAGGCCCTTCCTTCCGTCGTCGTCGTCGGTGGTCAG AGTTCGGGAAAGTCTTCGGTGCTGGAGAGCATAGTCGGGCGTGATTTTCTTCCCAGGGGATCAG GGATCGTGACAAGGAGGCCTTTAGTGTTGCAGCTGCAGAAGACAGAACAGGGGCCGCAGGATTATGCTGAGTTCCTTCACTTGCCGAAGAAAAGATTTACTGATTTCT CTATGGTTCGGAAGGAAATTCAGGATGAAACTGATAGATTGACTGGGAAGTCGAAACAGATTTCTCCTGTTCCTATTCATCTCAGTATCTACTCCCCAAATG TTGTCAACTTAACATTGATAGATTTGCCCGGTTTAACAAAGGTTGCTGTAG AGGGACAGCCAGAAAGTATTGTTCAGGACATTGAAAACATGGTTCGTTCATATGTAGAGAAG CCAAATTGCATCATTTTGGCCATAACTCCGGCCAATCAAGATGTAGCAACATCTGATGCTATCAAGATTGCTAGGGAAGTTGATCCATCAG GTGAACGGACATTTGGCGTGTTGACAAAGCTTGATTTGATGGATAGAGGAACAAATGCTTTGGAT GTTCTTGAAGGAAGATCTTATCGGCTTCAACACCCTTGGGTTGGAACTGTAAATCGTTCACAAgctgatataaacaaaaatgtcAACATGATTGCTGCTCGGCAGCGGGAGCGTGAGTTTTTTGCCACAAGTCCTGATTATGGACGCTTAACCAGCAAAATGGGCTCTGAATATCTCGCAAAACTTCTTTCAAAG CATTTAGAATCTGCAATTAAATCTCGCATACCAGGCATTGCATTATTGATTAATAGAAGCATTGATGAACTTGAAGCAGAGTTGGACCATCTTGGTAGGCCTGTTCCTATTGATGCTGGG GCCCAGTTATATACTATCCTAGAGTTGTGCCGTATATTTGACCAAATTTTCAAGGAGCATTTAGATGGAGG GCGACCTGGTGGTGATCGGATTTATGGAGTTTTTGACCACCAGCTCCCTGCTGCTTTGAGGAAGCTTCCATTGGACCGTCATCTTTCACTGCAAAATGTAAGGAAAGTGGTTTCAGAAGCAGATGGGTACCAACCTCATTTAATTGCACCTGAGCAAGCTTATCGACGCCTCATTGAGGGTGCACTTAATTACTTCAGAGGCCCAGCGGAAGCTTCCGTAGATGCT GTTCACTTCATATTGAAGGAACTTGTTAGAAGGTCAATTGGAGAGACTCAG GAGTTGAGGCGCTTTCCAACTCTTCAAGCTGAAATAGCAACAGCTACCACTGAAGCATTGGAGAGATTCAGGGAAGACAGTAAGAAGACAACTTTGCGAATGGTGGAAATGGAATCTTCATACCTGACTCTGGATTTCTTCAGGAAACTACCTCTGAAAATGGAGATGGAAGTAAATCCATCCGGCTCCTCTGCAGATCGATATACAGAAGGGAACTACCACaggataggatcaaatgtttcTTCTTATGTTaaaatggtatcagagacaCTCAAGAATACCATACCAAAGGCAGTGGTTCATTGTCAAGTGAGGAAGGCCAAGCGGTGTTTACTTGATCATTTGTATATACAAGTGGGCAAAAAAGAG GGCAAGCAACTTTCAGAACTGTTGGATGAAAATCCAGCACTGATGGAAAGGAGACAGCAACGTGCAAAGAGGCTTGAGTTATACAAGTCTGCAAGAGATGAGATTGATTCAGTCTCATGGTCCAGATGA
- the LOC132174767 gene encoding phragmoplastin DRP1E-like isoform X3 → MVRKEIQDETDRLTGKSKQISPVPIHLSIYSPNVVNLTLIDLPGLTKVAVEGQPESIVQDIENMVRSYVEKPNCIILAITPANQDVATSDAIKIAREVDPSGERTFGVLTKLDLMDRGTNALDVLEGRSYRLQHPWVGTVNRSQADINKNVNMIAARQREREFFATSPDYGRLTSKMGSEYLAKLLSKHLESAIKSRIPGIALLINRSIDELEAELDHLGRPVPIDAGAQLYTILELCRIFDQIFKEHLDGGRPGGDRIYGVFDHQLPAALRKLPLDRHLSLQNVRKVVSEADGYQPHLIAPEQAYRRLIEGALNYFRGPAEASVDAVHFILKELVRRSIGETQELRRFPTLQAEIATATTEALERFREDSKKTTLRMVEMESSYLTLDFFRKLPLKMEMEVNPSGSSADRYTEGNYHRIGSNVSSYVKMVSETLKNTIPKAVVHCQVRKAKRCLLDHLYIQVGKKEGKQLSELLDENPALMERRQQRAKRLELYKSARDEIDSVSWSR, encoded by the exons ATGGTTCGGAAGGAAATTCAGGATGAAACTGATAGATTGACTGGGAAGTCGAAACAGATTTCTCCTGTTCCTATTCATCTCAGTATCTACTCCCCAAATG TTGTCAACTTAACATTGATAGATTTGCCCGGTTTAACAAAGGTTGCTGTAG AGGGACAGCCAGAAAGTATTGTTCAGGACATTGAAAACATGGTTCGTTCATATGTAGAGAAG CCAAATTGCATCATTTTGGCCATAACTCCGGCCAATCAAGATGTAGCAACATCTGATGCTATCAAGATTGCTAGGGAAGTTGATCCATCAG GTGAACGGACATTTGGCGTGTTGACAAAGCTTGATTTGATGGATAGAGGAACAAATGCTTTGGAT GTTCTTGAAGGAAGATCTTATCGGCTTCAACACCCTTGGGTTGGAACTGTAAATCGTTCACAAgctgatataaacaaaaatgtcAACATGATTGCTGCTCGGCAGCGGGAGCGTGAGTTTTTTGCCACAAGTCCTGATTATGGACGCTTAACCAGCAAAATGGGCTCTGAATATCTCGCAAAACTTCTTTCAAAG CATTTAGAATCTGCAATTAAATCTCGCATACCAGGCATTGCATTATTGATTAATAGAAGCATTGATGAACTTGAAGCAGAGTTGGACCATCTTGGTAGGCCTGTTCCTATTGATGCTGGG GCCCAGTTATATACTATCCTAGAGTTGTGCCGTATATTTGACCAAATTTTCAAGGAGCATTTAGATGGAGG GCGACCTGGTGGTGATCGGATTTATGGAGTTTTTGACCACCAGCTCCCTGCTGCTTTGAGGAAGCTTCCATTGGACCGTCATCTTTCACTGCAAAATGTAAGGAAAGTGGTTTCAGAAGCAGATGGGTACCAACCTCATTTAATTGCACCTGAGCAAGCTTATCGACGCCTCATTGAGGGTGCACTTAATTACTTCAGAGGCCCAGCGGAAGCTTCCGTAGATGCT GTTCACTTCATATTGAAGGAACTTGTTAGAAGGTCAATTGGAGAGACTCAG GAGTTGAGGCGCTTTCCAACTCTTCAAGCTGAAATAGCAACAGCTACCACTGAAGCATTGGAGAGATTCAGGGAAGACAGTAAGAAGACAACTTTGCGAATGGTGGAAATGGAATCTTCATACCTGACTCTGGATTTCTTCAGGAAACTACCTCTGAAAATGGAGATGGAAGTAAATCCATCCGGCTCCTCTGCAGATCGATATACAGAAGGGAACTACCACaggataggatcaaatgtttcTTCTTATGTTaaaatggtatcagagacaCTCAAGAATACCATACCAAAGGCAGTGGTTCATTGTCAAGTGAGGAAGGCCAAGCGGTGTTTACTTGATCATTTGTATATACAAGTGGGCAAAAAAGAG GGCAAGCAACTTTCAGAACTGTTGGATGAAAATCCAGCACTGATGGAAAGGAGACAGCAACGTGCAAAGAGGCTTGAGTTATACAAGTCTGCAAGAGATGAGATTGATTCAGTCTCATGGTCCAGATGA